The Dyadobacter subterraneus genome window below encodes:
- a CDS encoding cysteine desulfurase family protein, translated as MKAYFDNAATTRLDQEVLETMLPLMTETFGNPSSIHSYGRAVRSVVERARKSVAGILNAAPAEIFFTSGGTEADNTAIRSSIETFGLKHAITSKIEHHAVLHTLEHLAKTGRIELSFVNLNEKGEVDLAHLETLLQTNSRSLVSLMHGNNEIGNLLDLDAAGDLCKHYDAIFHSDTVQTMGHYKHDLQKLKTNFIVGSAHKFHGPKGIGFLYVQPGTKIFPFVHGGAQERNMRGGTENVYGIVGLAKALEIAYRDMDQHRLHIENLKTRMIHKLQENIEGVSFNGKSAVLDESLYTVLSVSLPPSGLNDMLLFNMDIAGVAVSGGSACASGTDVGSHVLTEIQINPDRANVRFSFGKYNTAEEVDFAVETLAELYRKESVML; from the coding sequence ATGAAAGCCTATTTTGACAACGCTGCTACGACGCGTCTGGATCAGGAAGTTTTGGAAACCATGTTGCCGCTGATGACAGAGACTTTTGGTAATCCTTCTTCAATTCATTCTTACGGCCGTGCAGTTCGTTCTGTTGTGGAAAGAGCGCGGAAAAGTGTAGCAGGAATATTAAATGCGGCACCGGCGGAGATATTTTTCACATCAGGCGGAACAGAAGCAGATAATACAGCGATTCGTTCAAGCATCGAAACGTTTGGATTGAAACATGCCATTACTTCAAAAATTGAGCATCACGCGGTGCTTCATACGCTTGAACATCTTGCAAAAACAGGAAGGATAGAATTAAGTTTTGTCAATCTGAATGAAAAGGGTGAGGTAGACTTAGCTCATTTAGAAACACTTTTACAAACAAATTCCCGCTCACTTGTTTCCTTAATGCATGGAAATAATGAGATTGGAAATTTGCTTGATCTTGATGCAGCAGGTGATTTGTGCAAACATTATGATGCGATTTTTCATAGTGATACCGTACAAACCATGGGTCATTACAAACATGATTTGCAGAAACTGAAAACCAATTTCATCGTTGGTTCAGCGCATAAATTTCACGGACCAAAAGGTATAGGATTTTTATACGTTCAGCCAGGAACCAAGATTTTTCCTTTTGTTCATGGTGGTGCGCAGGAGCGTAACATGCGTGGAGGTACTGAAAATGTTTACGGGATTGTAGGTTTGGCAAAAGCGCTGGAAATTGCTTACCGTGATATGGATCAGCACCGCCTGCATATCGAAAATCTTAAAACCCGAATGATTCACAAGCTTCAGGAGAATATTGAAGGTGTTTCATTCAACGGTAAATCTGCGGTACTGGACGAAAGTTTATATACTGTTCTAAGTGTAAGTCTGCCGCCTTCGGGGTTGAATGATATGTTACTTTTCAACATGGATATTGCCGGCGTAGCGGTTTCAGGAGGAAGTGCCTGTGCAAGCGGAACCGATGTTGGATCGCACGTTTTAACCGAAATTCAAATCAATCCAGACAGAGCTAATGTTCGTTTCTCTTTTGGAAAATATAATACAGCAGAAGAAGTTGATTTTGCTGTCGAAACGCTAGCAGAACTTTATCGGAAAGAATCAGTAATGCTGTAA
- the hemH gene encoding ferrochelatase — protein sequence MNTETLTNPSLLKEKPVGKTGVLIVNLGTPDSPSVPDVRKYLREFLMDERVIDIPYLNRWLLINLIIAPFRAPKSAKIYRELWTPEGSPLKIYGESVEKKLQNVLGDDFVVKLAMRYQSPSIENGLNELRKLCLSEIIVVPFFPQYASASTGSVYKKVMEVVKDWEVLPEIKFINRFLDHPKFVEGFVNLGKKYMAQRDYDHFVFSYHGIPERQITKGDVANYCQFGTCCDTLNEKNQHCYRAQCYETTRLFVKGMGIPEGKYTVAFQSRLGKTPWIKPYTDELIPELAKKGVKSVLAFSPAFVADCLETTIEVGEEYKELFEKEGGEHWQLVESLNDSDIWIEALEDMVRKA from the coding sequence ATGAATACCGAAACGCTGACAAATCCATCTTTACTGAAAGAAAAACCTGTGGGAAAAACAGGTGTTTTGATCGTAAATCTGGGCACACCGGATAGTCCTTCCGTTCCTGACGTGAGAAAATATCTGCGTGAATTTTTAATGGATGAACGCGTTATTGACATACCGTACCTGAATCGGTGGCTGCTTATTAATCTGATCATCGCACCTTTCCGTGCACCGAAATCGGCTAAAATTTACCGGGAACTTTGGACACCGGAAGGATCGCCGTTGAAGATTTATGGAGAGTCTGTTGAAAAAAAATTACAAAATGTATTGGGTGATGATTTCGTGGTTAAACTGGCCATGCGTTATCAAAGTCCCAGTATTGAGAATGGCTTGAACGAGCTCAGAAAACTTTGTCTTTCTGAAATTATTGTCGTTCCATTTTTCCCTCAGTATGCCTCTGCTTCCACTGGTTCTGTTTATAAAAAAGTAATGGAAGTTGTGAAAGACTGGGAGGTTTTGCCAGAAATCAAGTTTATCAACCGTTTCCTTGACCATCCAAAATTTGTTGAAGGTTTTGTCAACCTTGGTAAAAAATACATGGCTCAGCGCGACTATGACCATTTTGTTTTTAGTTATCACGGAATCCCGGAAAGACAAATTACAAAGGGTGATGTCGCTAATTATTGTCAGTTTGGTACTTGCTGCGATACTTTGAACGAGAAAAACCAGCATTGCTACCGCGCCCAATGTTATGAAACGACCCGACTTTTTGTAAAAGGAATGGGAATTCCGGAAGGAAAATATACAGTCGCGTTCCAGTCAAGACTTGGAAAAACACCGTGGATTAAACCTTACACGGATGAGCTTATCCCGGAATTAGCGAAAAAAGGTGTAAAAAGTGTATTAGCATTTTCTCCCGCCTTCGTTGCCGATTGCTTGGAAACAACCATTGAAGTCGGTGAAGAATATAAAGAATTATTTGAAAAAGAAGGAGGCGAACACTGGCAACTGGTGGAAAGTCTGAATGACAGTGATATCTGGATTGAGGCGTTGGAGGATATGGTTAGGAAGGCGTAG
- a CDS encoding GxxExxY protein, with product MDAMDIFENGVAKQIYFCALKVHKTLGPGLLESAYEECLYYEIKKEGLFVEKQKALPLVYEDIRLEVGYRIDLLVENCVIVEIKAVEALNDVHTAQLLTYLKLTNCKLGLLINFNVALIKNGVKRLADGL from the coding sequence ATGGATGCAATGGATATTTTTGAGAATGGAGTTGCAAAACAAATCTATTTTTGTGCTTTGAAAGTACATAAGACATTGGGACCGGGTTTACTGGAATCTGCTTATGAAGAATGCCTGTATTATGAAATAAAAAAGGAAGGTCTTTTCGTTGAGAAGCAAAAAGCACTTCCTCTCGTATATGAAGATATCAGACTTGAAGTCGGATACAGAATTGATTTATTGGTGGAGAATTGTGTTATCGTTGAAATAAAAGCCGTTGAAGCTCTTAACGATGTGCATACTGCTCAGTTATTAACTTATCTAAAACTAACGAATTGCAAACTTGGGCTATTGATTAATTTCAATGTCGCTTTAATAAAAAACGGTGTCAAAAGATTGGCAGACGGATTATAA
- a CDS encoding aspartate aminotransferase family protein, with product MSHLFDVYPLYDIEPVKAEGSYLWDTNGTKYLDLYGGHAVISVGHCHPYYVDMLSKQLHAINFYSNSVKISLQEELAEKLGDLSGYPDYKLFLVNSGAEANENALKLASFHTGRSKVVAFTKAFHGRTAGAVAATDNPSIVAPVNYNKHVTFLPFNDVDALQEGITDEVCAVIVEGIQGVGGIQVSSDEFLQALRKRCDETGAVLILDSVQCGYGRTGKFFSHQFSGIHPDLMTMAKGMGNGFPIGGVLISPKFKASYGLLGTTFGGNHMACAAGIAVLDIMKNENLLDNATEIGDYLLNGIKEIGGYKELRGRGLMIGIEYDFPVKDLRNKLLFEHKMFTGVAGANTIRLLPSLALGKLEADMFLEALRAEVTSLS from the coding sequence ATGTCACATTTATTTGATGTTTATCCACTTTACGATATAGAACCTGTAAAGGCTGAGGGCAGTTATTTATGGGATACGAACGGCACTAAATACCTGGATCTTTACGGCGGTCACGCGGTAATTTCCGTTGGACATTGTCATCCGTATTATGTTGATATGTTAAGCAAGCAGCTTCATGCGATTAACTTTTACTCGAATTCAGTAAAAATATCTTTGCAGGAAGAATTGGCGGAGAAACTTGGAGATCTTTCTGGTTATCCGGATTACAAACTTTTCCTTGTGAATTCAGGAGCGGAAGCGAATGAAAATGCTTTGAAACTAGCTTCATTTCATACAGGCCGTTCGAAAGTTGTAGCTTTTACAAAAGCATTTCACGGACGTACTGCCGGCGCTGTTGCCGCTACCGACAATCCGTCAATCGTTGCTCCTGTTAATTATAACAAACACGTTACGTTTCTTCCGTTCAATGACGTTGACGCACTTCAGGAAGGTATTACTGATGAAGTTTGTGCAGTAATCGTTGAAGGAATTCAAGGCGTTGGCGGAATTCAGGTTAGCAGTGATGAGTTTCTTCAGGCTTTACGTAAGCGTTGTGATGAAACTGGTGCTGTTTTAATTCTGGATAGCGTGCAGTGTGGTTATGGCCGTACCGGAAAATTCTTCTCGCATCAGTTCAGCGGAATCCATCCCGATTTGATGACGATGGCGAAAGGTATGGGTAATGGTTTTCCAATCGGCGGCGTTTTGATCTCTCCAAAATTCAAAGCTAGCTACGGTTTGCTTGGAACTACTTTTGGTGGAAATCACATGGCTTGTGCAGCCGGAATTGCGGTGCTTGACATCATGAAAAATGAAAATCTTTTAGACAATGCTACCGAGATTGGAGACTATCTGCTTAATGGTATCAAAGAAATTGGTGGATATAAAGAACTTCGAGGCCGTGGTCTGATGATCGGAATTGAGTACGATTTCCCGGTTAAAGATCTCCGGAATAAATTATTATTTGAGCATAAAATGTTCACAGGCGTTGCCGGAGCCAATACGATCAGATTGTTACCTTCGCTTGCATTAGGGAAATTGGAAGCTGATATGTTTTTAGAAGCGTTAAGAGCCGAAGTTACTAGTCTTTCTTAA
- the glmM gene encoding phosphoglucosamine mutase, translated as MTLIKSISGIRGIIGGKSGDALTPIDVVKFAAAYGTWLRRTNTQNLKVVIGRDARLSGEMVSRLVAGTLQGVGLHVIDLGLSTTPTVEIAVTMEGAAGGIILTASHNPIQWNALKLLNHEGEFISEEEGTEILRIADEEDFLFPDVKKLGSYKSDDTYLQKHIDHVLSLSLVDVEAIKAANFKIVVDAVNSTGGIVVPMLLEALGVETKNIKKLHCEPTGNFAHNPEPLPEHLRDISKELKDGAFNLGIVVDPDVDRLALMCEDGSPFGEEYTLVAVADYVLKNTPGNTVSNLSSTAALKDVTLKAGGEYFASAVGEVNVVTTMKANNAIIGGEGNGGVIYPESHYGRDALVGIGLFLTHLAKFGKTASVLRRSYPSYYISKNKIELTPDINVDNILSRIQTKYSKQPLSTLDGVRIEFNREWVHLRKSNTEPIIRIYSESETLTTAVNLANKIISDIKEIISEPKNK; from the coding sequence GTGACGTTAATCAAATCTATATCAGGAATCAGAGGGATAATAGGAGGTAAATCCGGAGATGCACTGACTCCAATTGATGTTGTTAAATTTGCTGCAGCTTATGGCACTTGGTTGAGGCGGACAAATACACAAAATTTAAAGGTAGTGATAGGGCGTGATGCCAGACTTTCCGGTGAAATGGTAAGTCGGTTGGTAGCAGGTACTTTACAAGGGGTTGGTCTTCATGTGATTGACCTTGGATTGTCAACAACGCCAACTGTTGAAATTGCGGTAACTATGGAAGGTGCGGCGGGAGGAATAATCCTGACAGCAAGCCATAACCCGATTCAATGGAATGCGTTGAAATTGCTAAATCATGAAGGTGAATTTATTTCAGAAGAAGAAGGCACCGAAATTCTGAGAATTGCAGATGAGGAAGATTTTCTTTTTCCTGATGTAAAAAAACTTGGAAGCTACAAGTCGGACGATACTTATCTTCAAAAGCATATTGATCACGTACTCTCTTTGTCTCTCGTAGATGTTGAAGCGATCAAAGCTGCAAACTTCAAAATTGTTGTTGATGCTGTGAATTCAACAGGCGGAATTGTGGTTCCGATGCTGCTTGAAGCGTTAGGCGTTGAAACAAAAAATATTAAAAAGTTACACTGCGAACCAACAGGAAACTTTGCCCATAATCCAGAACCACTCCCTGAGCACTTGCGTGATATCAGTAAGGAATTGAAAGACGGGGCATTTAATCTGGGAATTGTTGTTGATCCGGATGTAGATCGTCTGGCTTTAATGTGTGAAGACGGTTCTCCGTTTGGTGAAGAATATACTTTGGTAGCTGTTGCGGATTATGTTCTTAAAAATACACCGGGAAATACAGTTTCAAACTTGTCTTCTACGGCTGCATTGAAAGATGTAACATTAAAAGCTGGGGGTGAATATTTTGCTTCTGCTGTGGGTGAAGTAAATGTGGTAACGACAATGAAAGCTAACAATGCAATTATTGGCGGTGAAGGTAACGGTGGTGTAATTTATCCTGAAAGCCATTATGGACGAGATGCGTTGGTAGGAATTGGTTTGTTTTTAACGCATCTGGCAAAATTTGGAAAGACAGCATCCGTACTTAGACGTTCATATCCAAGCTATTATATTTCCAAGAATAAAATTGAACTAACGCCGGATATTAATGTTGATAATATTCTAAGCCGTATTCAAACAAAATATTCAAAACAGCCTTTGAGTACGCTTGATGGTGTGAGAATTGAGTTTAACCGGGAATGGGTTCATTTGCGTAAATCAAATACAGAACCGATCATCAGGATTTATTCAGAATCAGAAACGTTGACCACGGCTGTGAATCTGGCAAATAAGATCATTTCCGATATCAAGGAAATAATTTCAGAACCGAAAAACAAATAA
- a CDS encoding N-acetylornithine carbamoyltransferase: protein MKHFLSLADVSDLNHLITSGIEAKRNPFADETLGKHKTIGLMFFNSSLRTRISTQKAAANLGLNVIVMNVGQDSWGLEMEEGVIMNGTKAEHVKEAAAIMGRYCNIIAIRSFAELEDRDKDYAETVFQQFKKYAEVPIVNLESATRHPLQSLADCITIEEFKIKERPKVVLTWLPHFKALPQAVANSFCEWMNPMNVELVITHPEGYDLDPKFVGKGQVIYDQDKALEGADFVYGKNWSSYTHYGQVLTQDPSWMITEAKMALTDNGKFMHCLPLRRNMKVADEVLDGPRSLVIEQAANREWSAQAVLKEILLGLNA from the coding sequence ATGAAACATTTTCTTTCACTTGCAGACGTATCAGATCTTAATCACCTCATCACCAGTGGGATTGAAGCAAAACGTAATCCTTTTGCTGACGAAACACTTGGCAAGCACAAAACCATTGGTTTGATGTTTTTTAATTCAAGCTTACGTACCCGTATCAGTACCCAGAAAGCAGCTGCAAATTTGGGTTTGAATGTGATCGTAATGAATGTTGGTCAGGATAGCTGGGGACTGGAAATGGAAGAAGGTGTTATCATGAACGGTACCAAAGCAGAGCACGTAAAAGAAGCTGCGGCGATTATGGGACGTTATTGCAATATCATCGCAATCCGGTCTTTTGCTGAGCTTGAAGATCGTGATAAGGATTATGCTGAAACTGTTTTTCAACAATTCAAAAAATATGCTGAGGTTCCGATAGTAAATCTGGAATCTGCCACGCGCCATCCGTTGCAATCTCTGGCAGACTGCATCACCATCGAAGAATTTAAAATTAAAGAACGTCCGAAAGTTGTTTTAACCTGGTTACCTCACTTCAAGGCACTTCCGCAAGCTGTTGCCAATTCTTTCTGCGAATGGATGAATCCAATGAATGTGGAATTAGTGATCACACATCCGGAAGGTTACGATCTTGACCCAAAATTTGTTGGTAAAGGACAAGTTATCTATGACCAGGATAAAGCCCTGGAAGGAGCCGATTTTGTTTATGGAAAAAACTGGTCGTCCTACACTCATTATGGTCAGGTTTTGACACAAGATCCTTCCTGGATGATCACAGAAGCCAAAATGGCTTTGACAGACAATGGAAAATTTATGCATTGCCTTCCACTCAGACGTAATATGAAAGTGGCTGATGAAGTATTGGATGGTCCTCGCTCACTGGTTATCGAGCAAGCCGCGAACAGAGAATGGTCGGCGCAAGCAGTTTTGAAAGAAATATTACTTGGTCTGAACGCATAA